A single genomic interval of Streptomyces sp. 1222.5 harbors:
- a CDS encoding ATP/GTP-binding protein → MDSANWSDQPAPHYLAPAVTRSAKIVVAGAFGVGKTTFVGSVSEVAPLRMEEPITEASVGVDDLRGTPHKTTTTVAMDFGRIHLLGDRLVLYLFGTPGQARFRPLWEGLTEGALGALVLADTRDLDGCHEVLGLLEEQRTPYAVVINVFPDAPRYPLDEIRQALALDPDTPLTECDARDRRSCVYALITLIEFLTTRHTSASLVEPRS, encoded by the coding sequence CGCACCCCACTACCTGGCCCCCGCCGTCACCCGCTCCGCGAAGATCGTCGTCGCCGGGGCGTTCGGGGTCGGCAAGACCACCTTCGTCGGCAGCGTCTCCGAGGTGGCACCGCTGCGCATGGAGGAGCCGATCACCGAGGCGAGCGTCGGCGTCGACGACCTGCGCGGCACACCGCACAAGACGACCACGACGGTCGCCATGGACTTCGGCCGCATCCACCTGCTCGGCGACCGCCTCGTGCTCTACCTGTTCGGCACCCCCGGCCAGGCCCGCTTCCGGCCCCTGTGGGAAGGGCTGACGGAAGGCGCGCTGGGCGCCCTGGTCCTGGCCGACACCCGCGACCTCGACGGCTGCCACGAGGTGCTGGGCCTGCTGGAGGAACAGCGCACACCGTACGCCGTCGTCATCAACGTCTTCCCCGACGCGCCCCGCTACCCCCTGGACGAGATCCGGCAGGCGCTCGCGTTGGACCCCGACACGCCGCTGACCGAGTGCGACGCACGGGACCGCCGGTCCTGTGTGTACGCGCTCATCACCCTGATCGAGTTCCTGACCACCCGGCACACCTCTGCCTCACTCGTGGAGCCCCGTTCATGA
- a CDS encoding cytochrome P450 produces MTTPDPGTAVPPTRIALHEAEFADDPHAAYERMRRSHGPLVPVDLAPGVPATLVIGFEQARRILNDPLHFPADPRIWQEAVPDSCPVRPMMEWRPNALRSAGAEHTRYRAANTASLRAVDQHELRALVEKVASTAIGDFLPLGHADLLTQYSYPIAFRVLSALLGCPDEIGLRIADGMAKIFESEAETAARGNEILGRAVADLVALRRRQPGDDVTSRLIAHSARLDDIEMSHQLVTLYGAGIEPLTNLISNTVLRILTDEQFSAGLHAGQPVRDALDTVLYTDPPLANYCITYPPYPIDVEGVLLPAHQPVVISMAACNNDPAVTAGVPAAGLSGNRAHLSWSIGPHTCPARTHAYLIAETAVTCLLDALPEIDLGRPESELAWRPGPFHRALEALPVRFPAVA; encoded by the coding sequence ATGACGACCCCCGACCCCGGCACCGCCGTCCCCCCGACGCGGATCGCGCTCCACGAAGCCGAGTTCGCCGACGACCCGCACGCCGCCTACGAGCGCATGCGCCGCAGCCACGGACCGCTGGTCCCGGTGGACCTCGCCCCCGGCGTCCCCGCGACCCTCGTCATCGGCTTCGAGCAGGCCCGGCGCATCCTCAACGACCCGCTGCACTTCCCCGCCGACCCGCGGATCTGGCAGGAGGCCGTACCCGACAGCTGCCCGGTCCGGCCGATGATGGAGTGGCGCCCCAACGCCCTGCGCTCGGCCGGCGCCGAACACACCCGCTACCGGGCGGCGAACACCGCGAGCCTGCGCGCGGTGGACCAGCACGAACTGCGCGCCCTGGTCGAGAAGGTGGCCTCCACCGCCATCGGCGACTTCCTCCCCCTCGGCCACGCCGACCTGCTCACCCAGTACTCGTACCCCATCGCCTTCCGCGTCCTGAGCGCGCTGCTGGGCTGCCCGGACGAGATCGGGCTGCGCATCGCCGACGGCATGGCCAAGATCTTCGAGTCGGAGGCCGAGACGGCCGCGCGCGGCAACGAGATCCTCGGCCGGGCGGTGGCCGACCTCGTGGCCCTGCGGCGGCGGCAGCCCGGTGACGACGTCACCTCCCGGCTGATCGCCCACTCCGCCCGGCTGGACGACATCGAGATGTCCCACCAGCTCGTCACCCTGTACGGCGCCGGCATCGAGCCGCTCACCAACCTGATCAGCAACACCGTGCTCAGGATCCTCACCGACGAGCAGTTCTCCGCCGGACTGCACGCCGGCCAGCCCGTCCGGGACGCCCTCGACACCGTCCTGTACACCGACCCGCCGCTGGCCAACTATTGCATCACGTACCCGCCGTACCCGATCGACGTCGAGGGCGTGCTGCTCCCCGCCCACCAGCCCGTCGTCATCTCCATGGCGGCCTGCAACAACGATCCGGCCGTCACGGCCGGCGTCCCCGCCGCCGGCCTCAGCGGCAACCGCGCCCACCTGTCGTGGAGCATCGGCCCGCACACCTGCCCGGCCCGCACCCACGCCTACCTCATCGCCGAGACCGCCGTCACCTGCCTCCTGGACGCGCTCCCCGAGATCGACCTCGGCCGCCCGGAGTCCGAACTGGCCTGGCGGCCCGGACCGTTCCACCGTGCCCTGGAAGCCCTGCCCGTCCGCTTCCCCGCCGTCGCCTGA